The following are from one region of the Silene latifolia isolate original U9 population chromosome 9, ASM4854445v1, whole genome shotgun sequence genome:
- the LOC141601399 gene encoding uncharacterized protein LOC141601399 has translation MRAFMSFSDASGLCMNKDKSDIFMNGVPNPVAEEILLLSGFQKGKFPFRYLGIPISYKRLSNLECNKLVEKMVERIRSWGAKHLSYAGRLVLVRTVLSQLHSYWARIFLLPKGIIHKVECICRAYLWSGSEEHHKVPAVSWDTCCLPKIYGGLGIDNCHMRNIAMLGNFSARCAGKIRQWLGVDWHGDIITWGLKWHYKSLLKKKIILAVLSSLIYLIWETRKKCRVEQLVQHPDCLVHRVQERVKARMNVLKVESFRSRDIAWVNSVLAY, from the exons ATGAGGGCTTTTATGAGTTTTTCGGATGCTTCTGGTCTctgtatgaacaaggacaaatctgaTATTTTTATGAATGGAGTTCCTAACCCTGTAGCTGAAGAAATTCTTCTTTTATCTGGGTTTCAGAAGGGCAAATTCCCTTTCAGATACCTTGGTATTCCTATTTCCTACAAGAGACTGTCTAATCTGGAATGCAACAAGCTTGTTGAGAAAATGGTGGAGAGGATAAGGAGCTGGGGGGCAAAGCATCTTAGCTATGCTGGGAGACTGGTTCTTGTTAGAACAGTTTTATCTCAGCTGCATAGTTATTGGGCAAGAATTTTCCTCCTACCAAAGGGAATCATTCATAAGGTGGAGTGTATATGTAGAGCTTACCTATGGTCTGGCAGTGAGGAGCATCATAAAGTCCCTGCAGTCTCATGGGACACCTGCTGTTTGCCTAAAATCTATGGAGGATTGGGCATTGATAATTGTCACATGAGGAATATTGCAATGCTTGGAAA tttcagTGCTAGGTGTGCAGGAAAGATCAGGCAGTGGCTGGGTGTTGATTGGCATGGGGATATCATCACCTGGGGTCTGAAATGGCATTACAAATCCTTGCTGAAGAAGAAAATCATACTGGCTGTGCTGTCCAGTCTGATTTACCTGATCTGGGAAACACGTAAAAAATGTAGAGTAGAGCAACTCGTGCAGCATCCTGATTGTCTTGTGCATAGAGTCCAGGAACGAGTTAAAGCTAGGATGAATGTATTAAAAGTTGAGAGCTTCAGAAGTAGAGATATAGCATGGGTTAATTCTGTATTAGCCTACTAA